Below is a window of Paenibacillus bovis DNA.
CCATACGTGCAGGAAATCGGATTTTGTACTGGTCGAGCAATTGCGATACCGACTGCATAAGGGCATTTCCTCCTGTCTTGTACCGGGATAGTGAGGTTTCACGTTCTGTTATTCCACCGAAGCATATTTTACAATGACGGCTTCGCGTCTTTGCTCATTATAGGCAATCCACAGCTCGTCACCTTCCATTACCCCGTAGAGCGGCTCAATCGACTGCTCGATCCGGTAGTCTATCCCTTTGCGCTCAGCGATGATCGTAGCAAGCGGCCGCTCGCCGGTCGTCCCGCGGAACTGCACGGAGCGTACAATCGCACTGCCCTGGCGACCGCGCAACAGTTCCGCTTCCCGTTCATATTCCGCGAGTTTGACGCTGACCGGAATCTGAATACCCAGCTGTAGTCCTTCGATCATACGCTGGGGAACAAATTGACTGTTCAGACGGGTCACACTACCATGTGCACTTTCCGTGACCAGCTCCAGCAGCATGAGCTGGCGGCCATCGATATGAACCGGATACTTTTGCAAATGGATCAGCCGCCCTTGCAGCGCGGTATGATCCTGTTGGCGATACACAGTCGATTCCCCATGGCTGAACATACGAGTCGTCCCGCCAATATGGAGCAGGGTGGCGATATCGCCTATCCGGTAAAGGAACCCCGGTGATTGAACAACAGGTACCCGGTAGGACTGGCCTGCAGCTTCGAAATGAAGCAGCAATGCTTCTCCACGGTTAACCGGTCCGTAGCTGTCGATTTTCCGCAACATGGCAGATGGAATCGTCTCCGGTTCATCAGAGGGCAGATTGTTGTGTTGCTTGTCATTTTCGGTCACGAACAGGGCCTTGCCGGTCACCGGATTGTAGCTGATCATGACCGGATCGCCGCTTTTTGGCATATGCAGATAAGAGACAACCTGACGAATCTCGGTCTGTTCGCTGCGTCCTTGATAAGTAAACCCTACCACGAAACGGATCAGCGGCTGATCATTGATACGGGTACCGGTTTCTTCCATGGACAATATTCTGGCTTGCAGCAGTATGCCCTGCTCTAGTTGTTTGCGTCTTCGCAAAGACAGAATCTTGATCAGTACAGGCACGACCAGGAACATAATAACTGTAATGACCAGCCAGACCAGCCAGTTGATAACCAGAGCATTCCATTCCTTCACATAGCTGATAAAAGCCTGTACAGAAGGACGCCGATCATCGGCTGTCAGTGCAGTATTTTGCTGCCAGCTGGTTACTTCATCTGTAGTTAGCAGGTTGACGCTTCCTTTACCGGTATCGATCATACCGGCAGAATGATCTGCATAGGAATAATACAGGAGCGATTGACCAGATGGCTTATAGAAATGCAGATCATGGCTGGTCAGATCATCGGCTCCCAGAGAGCCAAGCAGCTTGGTAACATCGGTGAATTGACGGGACTGCTCGTTATAGATGTAACCGGTGCGGATACCTTTGACCGGGTCTTTGGTTGTTGATCCGGCGATTAGTACTTCCTCATCGTTCAGCAGGAACATACGGGCAGCATAGACCGGTTTGGGTGTGGACAGCAGACGGATTTTGTCATCGTTATTATTGTATGCATATACCTGTTCCGGATAATCGGTTTCTACAGCCAGATGGGTAGACGTAGAACCTCCAAAGTGCTTGCGGAACTGCGCCTGTGCATGGTCTTCAGCATCAAAAGGCTCGTCCCGTTCAGGATGGTAATACACATCCAGTTGGTTGTTATCATCCAGTATGCCGCTGATATAGGCCTTCGTCTTATCGGCGAGAGTGACTTCGAACATGGGGATCATGCCCGGTTCATCCCACACACTGGAGGTATCGGTAATTGTGGTTGGACGCTGTCCCTTGAAATAAGAGCCGTCATTCAGATCGATGTAATGCAGCTGTCCATTATGGATCTGCGCAAAAAATGCATTCGGAGCCGGGTCAGCCGAAACATGAAAAAAGATCAGACGTCCACGCCACTCGCGGGTAGACCATTCCAGATAGTCATCGATCGTGCTGGAATGATTGTAGATCTGCTGCGGAGTCTGATCTGTGCTGCTAATACGATACGCCTGCAATTTCTTGTTATCGTCTTTGACAGCGAGGATTAGATCATTCCCCTGGTAACTGGCAGCCGTCTGCTTGAATACATCGGATGGGAGCTGAAATGTGCTTTTGTAGTGGTGACTGTCTGCATCATATGTATAAGCGCCAAGAGGATCGTTCCCCGACTTAGCAGTAACTCCGATAACCGTATGGCCCTGATCAGCGAAAAAAATATCCTTTATCTGATCAATCCGTGCACTGGCAGGAGCCTCGTTGAGCTGTCCTGTGTAATCTCTCCATACCATCACACTGAGTAAAATAACCGGAAACAGAAAAATAAGACGGGTTGCAGCGGAAAATACTTTTTTCATTTACATTCTCCTCGGATAAAGTGAAATATCGGGTAATATGTTATGTACTTATTCGTTATAAACGTCCCTATAAATGTAACATACCTGCCAGTCATCTTGCTAAAGCGTCCCCAAGAAGTAGGGATAACAGGGAATTTGACCGATTCGGAACATAGATTGTATATTACGGGAGCGGTGCGGTTATATATATGTTAGTATAGAAGCTGGATAAGAACATGTCCGTACAAAGAAGTACAGAGGAGACCTGAATATTTTGACAAATGAAGACCATTCCAATACACAATACGAACTGCCCGAGAATTATAATGAACTGAAAAAAGCAGCCCATCGTACAGCAGATTGGCAGCAGCGTCTGCATGCTGCACAGGAGCTTGGACAATATGATCAGCCACCGGTTATTGATCTGCTGCTGCATCTGATGAACAATGATCCGGTAACAGCAGTACGCGCAGAAGCCCACAAGCAGCTGCAAGCACTCGGTCAGGATGTACAACTGCCGGAGCGTCATAATACCGAGCTGTTCAATCATATGACCAAGACACTGATCCGTATCAAAAAAAGTCTGCCGCGTGAGCATACGTACGAAGATTTCAAAGACAAGCTGAACAAAATGCGTGCTGATATCTACAATGCCTATGAAGGCGAAAAAGGTGAAGAGTTCGACAACTGGCTGCGCGGCAGATGGGAATCCCTGGATCTCACTCGCAATCCCAAAAAAACACCCAAGCCCAACACACGCACAGAGAAATAGGAAGAACTGAATACACATTGCCAAAAGCAGGCAGCACTGCTGCTTTGTATATACTATTCCCTTTGTAAAGGAGCTTAACCATGGCTATTCAAATTAATGTTCAGACGACTCCTAACCCGAATTCCGTCAAAATCAATGCAGATCGTGCCATTTTCGAAGGAACAGGCAGTACTTCCGTCAAAGCTGGCGACAGCACGGATCATGCAATTGCACAGGCACTCGTTAATATCGATGGTGTGGATAATATTTTCGGTATGCGTGACTTTGTAACGGTCAGCAAACTGCCCGATGCAAGCTGGGATGAGATCATGCCGCAGGTAGAGCAAATTTTCGAAGAAGCGTAATTCCGATTGGTATTTATACCGTAAGGATGGCTCTGTTATAACCTATAGCTTCACCCTGAAACCGGCCTCCTGCAGGAGCGCCGGTTTTTTGTGCTTGAATCCGAAGGATACAGGGGAACGGGAGGGAATACAGCTATCCATATGTATGCGTCCTGTAGTAACAACCAATTATGACAAAAATATCAGTTTTGCCGCTATTGTAATGATATTGGTTTAGGCGTATATGTTATCTTAACTGAAATCTTTCGCACCGTGACATCAGCAGGATCACCCGGAAAAGGATAGCGACAGAGATGTATCCAATCACATACCGATCATAAGGAGGAACTATGCCATACATTGCTGCTTTTGTTGTGTCGTTTGTGTTTGTGCTGATCACGATTCCCCTGCTGCGCAAGTGGGCGATCCGGCTCGATTTTGTAGATAAACCAAGACCGGATAGCGAGCGCAAGCTGCACAGGGAACCTGTACCGCTGATGGCGGGAATCGCTTTGTTTGGCGGATTCGCAATCTCGTACATATTATTTATGGACGCGGGTCTGTGGAAAATGACAGCTGTTATGGCAGGATCACTGCTTGTACTGGGGATCGGCTTGATCGATGACTGGTATAAGGTAAGCCGCCGTGAATTTC
It encodes the following:
- a CDS encoding Mpv17/PMP22 family protein — its product is MKKVFSAATRLIFLFPVILLSVMVWRDYTGQLNEAPASARIDQIKDIFFADQGHTVIGVTAKSGNDPLGAYTYDADSHHYKSTFQLPSDVFKQTAASYQGNDLILAVKDDNKKLQAYRISSTDQTPQQIYNHSSTIDDYLEWSTREWRGRLIFFHVSADPAPNAFFAQIHNGQLHYIDLNDGSYFKGQRPTTITDTSSVWDEPGMIPMFEVTLADKTKAYISGILDDNNQLDVYYHPERDEPFDAEDHAQAQFRKHFGGSTSTHLAVETDYPEQVYAYNNNDDKIRLLSTPKPVYAARMFLLNDEEVLIAGSTTKDPVKGIRTGYIYNEQSRQFTDVTKLLGSLGADDLTSHDLHFYKPSGQSLLYYSYADHSAGMIDTGKGSVNLLTTDEVTSWQQNTALTADDRRPSVQAFISYVKEWNALVINWLVWLVITVIMFLVVPVLIKILSLRRRKQLEQGILLQARILSMEETGTRINDQPLIRFVVGFTYQGRSEQTEIRQVVSYLHMPKSGDPVMISYNPVTGKALFVTENDKQHNNLPSDEPETIPSAMLRKIDSYGPVNRGEALLLHFEAAGQSYRVPVVQSPGFLYRIGDIATLLHIGGTTRMFSHGESTVYRQQDHTALQGRLIHLQKYPVHIDGRQLMLLELVTESAHGSVTRLNSQFVPQRMIEGLQLGIQIPVSVKLAEYEREAELLRGRQGSAIVRSVQFRGTTGERPLATIIAERKGIDYRIEQSIEPLYGVMEGDELWIAYNEQRREAVIVKYASVE
- a CDS encoding HEAT repeat domain-containing protein; translated protein: MTNEDHSNTQYELPENYNELKKAAHRTADWQQRLHAAQELGQYDQPPVIDLLLHLMNNDPVTAVRAEAHKQLQALGQDVQLPERHNTELFNHMTKTLIRIKKSLPREHTYEDFKDKLNKMRADIYNAYEGEKGEEFDNWLRGRWESLDLTRNPKKTPKPNTRTEK
- a CDS encoding NifU N-terminal domain-containing protein, with protein sequence MAIQINVQTTPNPNSVKINADRAIFEGTGSTSVKAGDSTDHAIAQALVNIDGVDNIFGMRDFVTVSKLPDASWDEIMPQVEQIFEEA